The DNA window CCGCGGTAGCGGCCGTGGTGGTCGAGCCCATACAGGGCGAGGGCGGGGTTCGCATCCCGCCGCCCGAGTTCCTTCCGGCGCTGCGGCGCAGGTGCGACACCGTGGGCGCGATGCTCGTTATCGATGAAGTGATCACCGGATTCGGGCGCACCGGGAAGCTGTTCGCGGTCGAGCACTGGGGAGTCGAGCCCGACCTTCTCGTGCTGGCGAAGGCGCTCGGCGGAGGCATGCCGCTCGGCGCCTTTGTCGGCCGTGCGGCGACGATGGCGACTCTGCAGCACGATCCGCCGCTGGCGCACGTGACCACGTTCGGAGGACATCCCGTGAGCTGTGCGGCGGGCCTGGCGGCGTTCGAGGTGCTCGTGCGCGACGATCTTCCCGCCCGGGCAGCGCAATTGGGGCAGGCTTGGCTGGCGGTGCTGCGCGGCATGTGCGGAGAGCGGTTGTCGTCGGTGCGCGGCCTCGGGCTGCTGCTCGCGTTGGAGTTTTCGACGCCGGAGGTCACCCGCCGGTTCGTCGCCGAGTGCCTGAAGCGCGGCCTGATCCTGAACTGGACCCTGCACCGCGACACGGTGGTGCGGCTTGCCCCGCCCCTTACGATCGGTGCCTCCGAGATCGAGCAGGCGACCGCAGCGATGCGAGAAGCTCTGGCGGTTCTCTGAGGCGGATCGGGCAGCGCGGCAGTGAACTGGCTCTACGTTCATCCGGCGGTCGGAGCTATCGTCGTCGTGCTCATGTTCTACACGGGCGGTATCGGCCTGCGGTCGCGCACCGACCCGCGTCACCGCAGGGCGTTGCTGGCGAGGCACGCACGCCTCGGGCCGCTCCTGTTCGTGCTGATGCTCGCCTCGTGGCTTGGCGGGGTGGCGTCCACCTGGCTCGGGCGTTCCAACCTGGAGATCTTTCGCACCACGCACTTTCGGATGGGGACGGTACTCATCGTTGCGGTGACCGGTGCCTATCTGACCTCGCGGCGAATGCACCTGCCGAGTCTGCGCGCCGCGCACCCCTGGTTGGGTGCCGCGGCCATGCTGCTCGCGGCCGCCCAGGCCTTCTTCGGCCTGCAGATCGCCCCGTGAAACCGGTGGGGCGGCATCTCACCTTATCGCGAGGAACCTCCGGCGCCGCCGTGGGCCCGACGGCCGGCGGCGGCAATCTAGACTCCGAACGAAAAGCTCCCGGCCTTCACGCGCTCCCCGTGGCCGCCCGGCTCGCCTTCCGTTACTATCGCCCGCGCGGGCGGATTTGCATCCGTTGACAAGTAGCAAGAGGAGTACGCATGGCCGACCCCACACCCACCCATGGCGCCGCCGCCGACCCACCGGAAACCATCGCCATCCGCCAGGGAGAGGACTTCGACCGCGGGCGTCTCGCGGCATATCTGGGCGGCAAGCTGCCACAAGCCGAAGCACCGCTCGAGGTGGTCCAGTTCTCCGGCGGGCACGCCAACCTCACCTACCTCCTGCGCTACGGCACCACGGAGTATGTCCTGCGCCGCCCGCCGCTCGGTCCGGTGGCGCCCAAATCGCACGACATGGGCCGCGAGTTCCGGGTCCTGTCCGTCCTCCACAAGGGCTACCCGTATGCACCGCGCGCTTTCGTCTTCTGCGATGACCCGAGCATCATCGGCGCCGCGTTCTTCGTCATGGAACGGCGCCGCGGCGTAGTGATCCGCCGGACGATCCCGGAGGAGTTCGGCGGCGGACGCGATGCCGCCGTAAACCGACGCATCGGTGAAGTCATGATCGACGTCCTTGCCGATCTGCACGACGTCGATCCGCACGCCATCGGCCTTGGCGACCTCGGCAAACCCGAGGGTTTCTTGAAACGGCAGGTGGACGGCTGGGCGGAACGCTATCGGCGCGCCCAGACGCGAGAGATCGTCGTCGAGGGCGAAGTCATCAGTTGGCTGCGGGAAAACCTGCCCGCGTCGCCGGCGCCGACGCTCCTCCATAACGACTGGCGGTTGGACAACATGATGTACGCCGCCAACGACCCGGGGCGGTGCGAGGCCGTGTTCGACTGGGACATGTGTACGATCGGCGATCCGCTGGCCGACCTCGGCACGTTGCTCTCGGCGTGGATCGAAGCGAGCGAAGCGCCACCCGGAACCGGCCAGGTCGGCATGCCGTCGAACGTCCCGGGCTTCCTTACCCGCCAGGAGGCGGTGGACCGCTACTGCCGGCGGCGCAACCTCGACCCGGCGGCCGTCCCGTACTACTACGTCTTCGGCCTCTACAAGATCGGCGTCGTGCTGCAGCAGATCTATTACCGCTACCACCTCGGTCAGACCCAGGACGAGCGCTTCGCGAACTTCGAGCAAAGCGCCGAGATGCTCTTCTGGCGGGCCCGCGAACGCAGCGAGACAAAGGCGATCTGAGCTCATGGCACTGACGATCCACGACTTGCAAACGCCCGCCCTCCTGATCGACAGCGAGGCGCTGGACCACAACCTCACGACGATGGCCGAGGCCCTTCCCGGGGCCCG is part of the Candidatus Binatia bacterium genome and encodes:
- a CDS encoding DUF4079 family protein; amino-acid sequence: MNWLYVHPAVGAIVVVLMFYTGGIGLRSRTDPRHRRALLARHARLGPLLFVLMLASWLGGVASTWLGRSNLEIFRTTHFRMGTVLIVAVTGAYLTSRRMHLPSLRAAHPWLGAAAMLLAAAQAFFGLQIAP
- a CDS encoding phosphotransferase family protein; the protein is MADPTPTHGAAADPPETIAIRQGEDFDRGRLAAYLGGKLPQAEAPLEVVQFSGGHANLTYLLRYGTTEYVLRRPPLGPVAPKSHDMGREFRVLSVLHKGYPYAPRAFVFCDDPSIIGAAFFVMERRRGVVIRRTIPEEFGGGRDAAVNRRIGEVMIDVLADLHDVDPHAIGLGDLGKPEGFLKRQVDGWAERYRRAQTREIVVEGEVISWLRENLPASPAPTLLHNDWRLDNMMYAANDPGRCEAVFDWDMCTIGDPLADLGTLLSAWIEASEAPPGTGQVGMPSNVPGFLTRQEAVDRYCRRRNLDPAAVPYYYVFGLYKIGVVLQQIYYRYHLGQTQDERFANFEQSAEMLFWRARERSETKAI
- a CDS encoding aspartate aminotransferase family protein is translated as MPERAPWRGTATDIAMDEVSRLRGDFVRHVCQTSPQPLGLVVSRASGCAIRDHEGRAYLDLLAGMGVANIGHAHPEVVAAIERQVRDYLHVAVYGEMVQRPQVELARRLAEVAPGTLDVVYFTNSGTEAIEGALKTARKFTGRSGLVAFEGSFHGDTCGALSIGGNRTYRVPFEPLLPGVKFLPFGEVDGLDRIDTAVAAVVVEPIQGEGGVRIPPPEFLPALRRRCDTVGAMLVIDEVITGFGRTGKLFAVEHWGVEPDLLVLAKALGGGMPLGAFVGRAATMATLQHDPPLAHVTTFGGHPVSCAAGLAAFEVLVRDDLPARAAQLGQAWLAVLRGMCGERLSSVRGLGLLLALEFSTPEVTRRFVAECLKRGLILNWTLHRDTVVRLAPPLTIGASEIEQATAAMREALAVL